In Choloepus didactylus isolate mChoDid1 chromosome 6, mChoDid1.pri, whole genome shotgun sequence, one DNA window encodes the following:
- the CCDC88B gene encoding coiled-coil domain-containing protein 88B isoform X1 encodes MEGGEGPRLRDFLSRSLATWALGLAGLVGEAEEPEGKEEEEEEEEEEEEGPLCPQKRFLQLCDGALLLRVLGIIAPSSRGGPRMVSGHEGPAARRVRNLNHLWGRLRGFYQEELQLLILSSPPDLQTLGFDPFSEEALEGLESILRLVLGASVQCEHRELFIRHIQGLSLEVQSELAAAIQEVTQPGAGVVLALAGPEPGELTSPEAEMLSRSLMGSLSRLAWERDLGAQRLAELLLERQPVPLLPEAPARAPPEGPSHHLALQLANAKAQLRRLRQELEEKAELLLDSQAEMQGLEAETRRLRQETQALTGQAKRAELYREEAEALRERAARLPRLQEELRRCRERLQAAETCKGQLEEERVLSGTLEASKALLEEQLEAARERCARLHETQRENLLLRTRLGEAHAELDSLRHQVDQLVEENVELELELQRSLEPPLSSPGEAPLPGAAPSLRDEVREAEAGRLQTLERDNLELRSLLHMLQVQLAHQHPLLEEQSEDSTVPEQDGTPQAPLVPDPSPQCLAPQVGDGGPQDLDLALQASDSALQGSDECPQAPDSDTKTARAPQTPDTTPQVSGLAVETGKTLEKPGHGVPLQTVASTVAPSQSPEINIQAQLLQGGDTGKREPPQGGMELVSRELKQEGPGLKLGEQETLCQGLDLSKGQTEAREHELRLEGAAGELAQPKPQRGSDEAPQTQAWEGPMPGETQASGVPEQETLREEVAQLKREAEALRAELEAQAQRLEARGSEAARLSEELAQARRAEAEAHQAAEAQAGEQARLREAAEAAGRELEAAMREREALGEALAAAGRERRQWEREGPRLRAKAKAAEERLQALEKECRQHVEEAEGERREKQALQEELDKAVVRSQELGSRLEGLQRELEQAALERQEWQLAQELQHERYQSLEQRLEVELQVAVTSKEEALAALKEKAQQLEEELLQLRQGPAPEENAGPRTLETQSGRLIEVERSNATLVAEKTALQGQLQQLEGQLGGLQGRAQELLLQSQQAQEYSNRLQAEKAMLELQGQELHRKLGVLEEEVDAARKAQEETRGQQQALLRDHEALAQLQRRQEAELEGLLARHRDLKANMRALELAHRELQGRHEQLQAQRANVEAQEMALLAERERLLQDGHRQRGLEEELRRLQSEHDRAQMLLAEVSRERGELQGERGELRGRLARLELERAQLEAQSQRLRESNQQLDLSACRLTTQCELLTQLRSAQEEENRQLLAEVQALSRENRELLERSLESRDHLHREQREYLTQLNALRREKQKLVEKIMDQYRVLEPGPLPRTKKGSWLADKGPPHQHPCAGPEAPFACGMRPWWVGSGGNSAPASLWDEAPSRSAPETLPASDSASAARGPWERPAPTAKDPPWSGTAPSRPWQNVTQMPAEKAFQRRRSRSQDLETMKFRNQRNPASPLLSASDTGCTGNLGVPPSRRWSLSGGPSRPKSSGSQDAREEALNKEAWALGPHTASLRALTWDRDERLPRGTDWPPRSAPCQGPNSAAQLPLRRRTLGVPPVEEGWQEWAREPPAWCRWGAKDHSLGPGAWAHL; translated from the exons ATGGAGGGGGGCGAGGGGCCCCGGCTCAGAGACTTCCTGAGCAGGAGCCTGGCCACCTGG gctctggggcTGGCCGGGCTggtgggggaggcagaggagCCCGAGggcaaagaggaggaggaagaggaggaggaggaggaggaagaggggcccCTTTGCCCCCAGAAGAGGTTCTTGCAACTCTGCGATGGCGCCCTGCTCCTCCGAGTGCTGGGCATCAT AGCCCCCAGTTCCCGAGGGGGACCTCGAATGGTCAGCGGCCATGAGGGTCCCGCGGCCAGGCGCGTGCGGAACCTGAACCACCTGTGGGGCCGACTGAGGGGCTTCTACCAG gaggagctgcagctgctgATTCTGTCGTCACCCCCAGACCTCCAGACTTTGGGGTTTGATCCCTTCTCAG AGGAGGCACTGGAGGGCCTGGAGAGCATCCTGCGGCTGGTGCTGGGGGCGTCGGTGCAG TGCGAGCACCGGGAGCTCTTCATCCGGCACATCCAGGGCCTCAGCCTCGAGGTCCAGAGCGAGCTGGCCGCTGCCATCCAGGAG GTGACCCAGCCCGGGGCAGGCGTGGTGCTGGCGCTGGCAGGACCGGAGCCTGGGGAGCTGACGTCTCCAGAAGCGGAGATGCTGTCCCGGAGCCTGATGGGGTCACTGTCAAGGCTGGCATGGGAGCGGGACCTGGGCGCCCAG CGGCTGGCCGAACTGCTGCTGGAGCGGCAGCCGGTCCCTCTCCTGCCCGAGGCTCCAGCTAGGGCTCCCCCAGAAGGCCCCTCGCACCACCTGGCGCTGCAGCTGGCCAATGCCAAGGCCCAGCTGCGGCGCCTGCGACAGGAACT GGAGGAGAAGGCCGAGTTGCTGCTGGACTCCCAGGCGGAGATGCAGGGCCTGGAGGCCGAAACTCGAAGGCTCCGCCAGGAG ACCCAGGCCCTGACGGGACAGGCCAAGCGCGCCGAGCTGTACCGCGAGGAGGCGGAGGCGCTGCGGGAGCGGGCCGCCCGCCTGCCCCGCCTGCAGGAGGAGCTGCGGCGCTGCCGGGAGCGGCTGCAGGCGGCGGAGACTTGCAAGGGCCAGCTGGAG GAGGAGCGGGTGCTCTCGGGGACCCTGGAGGCCTCCAAGGCGCTGCTGGAGGAGCAGCTGGAGGCCGCCCGAGAGCGATGTGCTCGGCTGCACGAGACCCAGCGTGAGAACCTGCTGCTGCGCACCCGGCTGGGAGAGGCCCACGCG GAACTGGACTCCTTGCGGCATCAGGTGGACCAGCTGGTGGAGGAGAAcgtggagctggagctggagcttcAGAGGAGCCTGGAGCCACCCCTGAGCTCTCCTGGGGAGG CACCCCTGCCAGGAGCAGCCCCCTCGCTGCGGGACGAGGTgagggaggcagaggctgggcGGCTGCAGACCTTGGAGCGGGATAATCTGGAGCTGCGCAGCCTGCTGCATATGCTACAGGTGCAGCTGGCTCACCAG CACCCCCTGCTGGAGGAGCAGAGCGAGGACTCCACGGTTCCAGAGCAGGACGGAACTCCCCAGGCTCCCCTGGTCCCAGATCCCAGCCCCCAGTGCTTGGCTCCTCAGGTGGGGGATGGAGGCCCCCAGGACTTGGACCTGGCTCTCCAGGCATCAGACTCAGCCCTCCAGGGGTCAGATGAGTGCCCCCAGGCACCTGATTCAGACACAAAGACTGCCAGGGCTCCCCAGACCCCGGACACGACCCCCCAGGTGTCAGGTCTGGCTGTGGAGACAGGGAAGACCCTGGAGAAGCCTGGCCATGGAGTCCCTCTCCAGACTGTGGCTTCTACTGTGGCCCCATCTCAGAGTCCAGAGATAAATATTCAGGCCCAGCTGTTGCAGGGAGGAGACACTGGGAAAAGAGAGCCTCCCCAAGGGGGGATGGAACTTGTGTCCCGAGAGCTGAAACAGGAGGGCCCTGGGCTCAAGCTGGGGGAGCAGGAgaccctgtgccagggactggacctATCCAAGGGGCAGACAGAAGCCAGAGAGCATGAACTGAGGCTGGAGGGGGCAGCTGGGGAGCTGGCCCAGCCAAAACCACAGCGGGGGTCTGACGAGGCTCCTCAGACCCAGGCCTGGGAGGGGCCGATGCCAGGGGAGACCCAGGCCAGTGGGGTTCCAGAGCAGGAGACCCTGAGGGAGGAGGTGGCACAGCTGAAGAGGGAGGCTGAGGCCCTCCGAGCTGAGCTGGAGGCCCAGGCCCAAAGGCTGGAGGCCCGAGGCTCAGAGGCCGCCCGCCTCTCCGAGGAGCTGGCCCAGGCACGGAGGGCAGAGGCTGAGGCCCACCAGGCGGCGGAGGCCCAGGCTGGAGAGCAGGCCCGGCTTCGAGAGGCAGCGGAGGCTGCTGGCCGCGAGCTGGAGGCCGCGATGAGGGAGCGGGAGGCTCTGGGGGAGGCACTGGCAGCGGCAGGCCGTGAGCGGCGGCAGTGGGAACGCGAGGGGCCCCGGCTGCGGGCCAAGGCCAAGGCGGCTGAGGAACGGCTGCAGGCGCTGGAGAAGGAGTGCCGCCAGCATGTGGAAGAGGCCGAGGGGGAACGCCGGGAGAAGCAGGCCCTCCAGGAG GAGCTGGACAAAGCCGTGGTGCGGAGCCAGGAGCTGGGGTCCCGGCTGGAGGGTCTGCAGCGTGAGCTGGAGCAGGCGGCTCTGGAGCGCCAGGAGTGGCAGCTGGCACAGGAATTGCAGCATGAGAG GTATCAGAGCCTGGAGCAGAGGCTGGAAGTTGAGCTGCAGGTGGCGGTGACCTCCAAGGAGGAGGCGCTGGCGGCGCTCAAGGAGAAGGCCCAGCAGCTGGAAGAGGAGCTGCTGCAG CTGCGCCAGGGCCCTGCACCCGAGGAGAATGCTGGGCCCAGGACCCTGGAGACCCAGAGTGGGCGGCTCATCGAGGTGGAGCGCAGT AATGCCACACTGGTGGCGGAGAAGACAGCTCTACAGGGGCAGCTGCAGCAGCTGGAGGGGCAGCTGGGGGGCCTGCAGGGGCGCGCCCAGGAGCTGCTGCTGCAGAGTCAGCAGGCGCAGGAGTACAGCAACCGCCTGCAG GCCGAGAAGGCCATGCTAGAGCTGCAGGGCCAAGAGCTGCACAGGAAGCTGGGGGtgctggaggaggaggtggacgCGGCCCGGAAAGCCCAGGAGGAGACCCGCGGGCAGCAGCAGGCCCTGCTGCGGGACCATGAGGCCCTGGCCCAGCTGCAGCGGCGGCAGGAGGCCGAGCTTGAGGGGCTGCTGGCCCGGCATCGCGACCTCAAGGCCAACATGCGGGCACTGGAGCTGGCCCACCGGGAGCTGCAGGGCCG GCACGAGCAGCTGCAGGCCCAGCGGGCCAACGTGGAGGCGCAGGAGATGGCCTTGCTGGCGGAGCGGGAGCGCCTGCTGCAGGATGGTCATCGGCAGCGGGGGCTGGAGGAGGAGCTGCGGAGGCTGCAGAGCGAGCATGACAG AGCTCAGATGCTGCTGGCAGAGGTGTCCCGGGAGCGAGGGGAGCTGCAGGGCGAGCGCGGGGAGCTGCGGGGCCGGCTGGCGCGACTGGAGCTGGAGCGGGCGCAGCTGGAGGCGCAGAGCCAGCGGCTGCGTGAGTCCAACCAGCAGCTGGACCTGAGCGCCTGCCGGCTGACCACCCAGTGCGAG CTGCTGACACAGCTGCGGAGTGCCCAGGAGGAGGAGAACCGGCAGCTGCTGGCCGAGGTGCAGGCCCTGAGCCGGGAGAACCGGGAGCTGCTGGAGCGCAGCCTGGAGAGCCGGGATCACCTGCACCGGGAGCAGCGCGAGTACCT GACCCAGCTCAATGCCCTGCGCCGCGAGAAGCAGAAGCTGGTAGAGAAGATCATGGACCAGTACCGCGTGCTGGAGCCTGGGCCCCTGCCCCGGACCAA GAAGGGCAGCTGGCTGGCAGACAAG GGCCCCCCTCACCAGCACCCATGCGCCGGGCCCGAAGCTCCCTTTGCCTGCGGGATGAGACCCTGGTGGGTGGGCAGCGGCGGAAACTCAGCTCCCGCTTCCCTGTGGGACGAAGCTCCGAGTCGTTCAGCCCCGGAGACACTCCCCGCCAGCGATTCCGCCAGCGCCGCCCGGGGCCCCTGGGAGCGCCCAGCTCCCACAGCAaag GACCCACCGTGGAGTGGGACGGCTCCATCGAGACCTTGGCAGAACGTGACGCAGATGCCGGCGGAGAAG GCCTTCCAGAGGAGGCGAAGTCGGAGCCAGGACTTGGAG ACCATGAAGTTCAGGAACCAGAGAAACCCCGCCTCACCCCTTCTCTCAGCCAGTGACACCGGGTGCACGGGGAACTTGGGAGTGCCACCCTCTCGTCGCTGGAGCCTCAGTGGGGGCCCCAGCCGGCCCAAGAGCTCGGGGAGTCAGGATGCCCGAGAGGAGGCCTTGAACAAGGAGGCCTGGGCCCTAGGGCCCCACACCGCCAGCCTGAGGGCGCTCACATGGGACCGGGATGAACGTCTGCCCAGGGGCACGGACTGGCCCCCACGATCAGCTCCTTGCCAGGGCCCTAACTCTGCCGCACAGCTCCCATTAAGGCGGCGGACTCTGGGGGTGCCCCCGGTGGAGGAAGGTTGGCAGGAGTGGGCGAGAGAGCCCCCCGCCTGGTGCAGGTGGGGAGCCAAGGACCAttccctggggcctggggcctgggcccATCTCTGA
- the CCDC88B gene encoding coiled-coil domain-containing protein 88B isoform X2: MEGGEGPRLRDFLSRSLATWALGLAGLVGEAEEPEGKEEEEEEEEEEEEGPLCPQKRFLQLCDGALLLRVLGIIAPSSRGGPRMVSGHEGPAARRVRNLNHLWGRLRGFYQEELQLLILSSPPDLQTLGFDPFSEEALEGLESILRLVLGASVQCEHRELFIRHIQGLSLEVQSELAAAIQEVTQPGAGVVLALAGPEPGELTSPEAEMLSRSLMGSLSRLAWERDLGAQRLAELLLERQPVPLLPEAPARAPPEGPSHHLALQLANAKAQLRRLRQELEEKAELLLDSQAEMQGLEAETRRLRQETQALTGQAKRAELYREEAEALRERAARLPRLQEELRRCRERLQAAETCKGQLEEERVLSGTLEASKALLEEQLEAARERCARLHETQRENLLLRTRLGEAHAELDSLRHQVDQLVEENVELELELQRSLEPPLSSPGEAPLPGAAPSLRDEVREAEAGRLQTLERDNLELRSLLHMLQVQLAHQHPLLEEQSEDSTVPEQDGTPQAPLVPDPSPQCLAPQVGDGGPQDLDLALQASDSALQGSDECPQAPDSDTKTARAPQTPDTTPQVSGLAVETGKTLEKPGHGVPLQTVASTVAPSQSPEINIQAQLLQGGDTGKREPPQGGMELVSRELKQEGPGLKLGEQETLCQGLDLSKGQTEAREHELRLEGAAGELAQPKPQRGSDEAPQTQAWEGPMPGETQASGVPEQETLREEVAQLKREAEALRAELEAQAQRLEARGSEAARLSEELAQARRAEAEAHQAAEAQAGEQARLREAAEAAGRELEAAMREREALGEALAAAGRERRQWEREGPRLRAKAKAAEERLQALEKECRQHVEEAEGERREKQALQEELDKAVVRSQELGSRLEGLQRELEQAALERQEWQLAQELQHERYQSLEQRLEVELQVAVTSKEEALAALKEKAQQLEEELLQLRQGPAPEENAGPRTLETQSGRLIEVERSNATLVAEKTALQGQLQQLEGQLGGLQGRAQELLLQSQQAQEYSNRLQAEKAMLELQGQELHRKLGVLEEEVDAARKAQEETRGQQQALLRDHEALAQLQRRQEAELEGLLARHRDLKANMRALELAHRELQGRHEQLQAQRANVEAQEMALLAERERLLQDGHRQRGLEEELRRLQSEHDRAQMLLAEVSRERGELQGERGELRGRLARLELERAQLEAQSQRLRESNQQLDLSACRLTTQCELLTQLRSAQEEENRQLLAEVQALSRENRELLERSLESRDHLHREQREYLTQLNALRREKQKLVEKIMDQYRVLEPGPLPRTKKGSWLADKGPPHQHPCAGPEAPFACGMRPWWVGSGGNSAPASLWDEAPSRSAPETLPASDSASAARGPWERPAPTAKDPPWSGTAPSRPWQNVTQMPAEKTMKFRNQRNPASPLLSASDTGCTGNLGVPPSRRWSLSGGPSRPKSSGSQDAREEALNKEAWALGPHTASLRALTWDRDERLPRGTDWPPRSAPCQGPNSAAQLPLRRRTLGVPPVEEGWQEWAREPPAWCRWGAKDHSLGPGAWAHL, encoded by the exons ATGGAGGGGGGCGAGGGGCCCCGGCTCAGAGACTTCCTGAGCAGGAGCCTGGCCACCTGG gctctggggcTGGCCGGGCTggtgggggaggcagaggagCCCGAGggcaaagaggaggaggaagaggaggaggaggaggaggaagaggggcccCTTTGCCCCCAGAAGAGGTTCTTGCAACTCTGCGATGGCGCCCTGCTCCTCCGAGTGCTGGGCATCAT AGCCCCCAGTTCCCGAGGGGGACCTCGAATGGTCAGCGGCCATGAGGGTCCCGCGGCCAGGCGCGTGCGGAACCTGAACCACCTGTGGGGCCGACTGAGGGGCTTCTACCAG gaggagctgcagctgctgATTCTGTCGTCACCCCCAGACCTCCAGACTTTGGGGTTTGATCCCTTCTCAG AGGAGGCACTGGAGGGCCTGGAGAGCATCCTGCGGCTGGTGCTGGGGGCGTCGGTGCAG TGCGAGCACCGGGAGCTCTTCATCCGGCACATCCAGGGCCTCAGCCTCGAGGTCCAGAGCGAGCTGGCCGCTGCCATCCAGGAG GTGACCCAGCCCGGGGCAGGCGTGGTGCTGGCGCTGGCAGGACCGGAGCCTGGGGAGCTGACGTCTCCAGAAGCGGAGATGCTGTCCCGGAGCCTGATGGGGTCACTGTCAAGGCTGGCATGGGAGCGGGACCTGGGCGCCCAG CGGCTGGCCGAACTGCTGCTGGAGCGGCAGCCGGTCCCTCTCCTGCCCGAGGCTCCAGCTAGGGCTCCCCCAGAAGGCCCCTCGCACCACCTGGCGCTGCAGCTGGCCAATGCCAAGGCCCAGCTGCGGCGCCTGCGACAGGAACT GGAGGAGAAGGCCGAGTTGCTGCTGGACTCCCAGGCGGAGATGCAGGGCCTGGAGGCCGAAACTCGAAGGCTCCGCCAGGAG ACCCAGGCCCTGACGGGACAGGCCAAGCGCGCCGAGCTGTACCGCGAGGAGGCGGAGGCGCTGCGGGAGCGGGCCGCCCGCCTGCCCCGCCTGCAGGAGGAGCTGCGGCGCTGCCGGGAGCGGCTGCAGGCGGCGGAGACTTGCAAGGGCCAGCTGGAG GAGGAGCGGGTGCTCTCGGGGACCCTGGAGGCCTCCAAGGCGCTGCTGGAGGAGCAGCTGGAGGCCGCCCGAGAGCGATGTGCTCGGCTGCACGAGACCCAGCGTGAGAACCTGCTGCTGCGCACCCGGCTGGGAGAGGCCCACGCG GAACTGGACTCCTTGCGGCATCAGGTGGACCAGCTGGTGGAGGAGAAcgtggagctggagctggagcttcAGAGGAGCCTGGAGCCACCCCTGAGCTCTCCTGGGGAGG CACCCCTGCCAGGAGCAGCCCCCTCGCTGCGGGACGAGGTgagggaggcagaggctgggcGGCTGCAGACCTTGGAGCGGGATAATCTGGAGCTGCGCAGCCTGCTGCATATGCTACAGGTGCAGCTGGCTCACCAG CACCCCCTGCTGGAGGAGCAGAGCGAGGACTCCACGGTTCCAGAGCAGGACGGAACTCCCCAGGCTCCCCTGGTCCCAGATCCCAGCCCCCAGTGCTTGGCTCCTCAGGTGGGGGATGGAGGCCCCCAGGACTTGGACCTGGCTCTCCAGGCATCAGACTCAGCCCTCCAGGGGTCAGATGAGTGCCCCCAGGCACCTGATTCAGACACAAAGACTGCCAGGGCTCCCCAGACCCCGGACACGACCCCCCAGGTGTCAGGTCTGGCTGTGGAGACAGGGAAGACCCTGGAGAAGCCTGGCCATGGAGTCCCTCTCCAGACTGTGGCTTCTACTGTGGCCCCATCTCAGAGTCCAGAGATAAATATTCAGGCCCAGCTGTTGCAGGGAGGAGACACTGGGAAAAGAGAGCCTCCCCAAGGGGGGATGGAACTTGTGTCCCGAGAGCTGAAACAGGAGGGCCCTGGGCTCAAGCTGGGGGAGCAGGAgaccctgtgccagggactggacctATCCAAGGGGCAGACAGAAGCCAGAGAGCATGAACTGAGGCTGGAGGGGGCAGCTGGGGAGCTGGCCCAGCCAAAACCACAGCGGGGGTCTGACGAGGCTCCTCAGACCCAGGCCTGGGAGGGGCCGATGCCAGGGGAGACCCAGGCCAGTGGGGTTCCAGAGCAGGAGACCCTGAGGGAGGAGGTGGCACAGCTGAAGAGGGAGGCTGAGGCCCTCCGAGCTGAGCTGGAGGCCCAGGCCCAAAGGCTGGAGGCCCGAGGCTCAGAGGCCGCCCGCCTCTCCGAGGAGCTGGCCCAGGCACGGAGGGCAGAGGCTGAGGCCCACCAGGCGGCGGAGGCCCAGGCTGGAGAGCAGGCCCGGCTTCGAGAGGCAGCGGAGGCTGCTGGCCGCGAGCTGGAGGCCGCGATGAGGGAGCGGGAGGCTCTGGGGGAGGCACTGGCAGCGGCAGGCCGTGAGCGGCGGCAGTGGGAACGCGAGGGGCCCCGGCTGCGGGCCAAGGCCAAGGCGGCTGAGGAACGGCTGCAGGCGCTGGAGAAGGAGTGCCGCCAGCATGTGGAAGAGGCCGAGGGGGAACGCCGGGAGAAGCAGGCCCTCCAGGAG GAGCTGGACAAAGCCGTGGTGCGGAGCCAGGAGCTGGGGTCCCGGCTGGAGGGTCTGCAGCGTGAGCTGGAGCAGGCGGCTCTGGAGCGCCAGGAGTGGCAGCTGGCACAGGAATTGCAGCATGAGAG GTATCAGAGCCTGGAGCAGAGGCTGGAAGTTGAGCTGCAGGTGGCGGTGACCTCCAAGGAGGAGGCGCTGGCGGCGCTCAAGGAGAAGGCCCAGCAGCTGGAAGAGGAGCTGCTGCAG CTGCGCCAGGGCCCTGCACCCGAGGAGAATGCTGGGCCCAGGACCCTGGAGACCCAGAGTGGGCGGCTCATCGAGGTGGAGCGCAGT AATGCCACACTGGTGGCGGAGAAGACAGCTCTACAGGGGCAGCTGCAGCAGCTGGAGGGGCAGCTGGGGGGCCTGCAGGGGCGCGCCCAGGAGCTGCTGCTGCAGAGTCAGCAGGCGCAGGAGTACAGCAACCGCCTGCAG GCCGAGAAGGCCATGCTAGAGCTGCAGGGCCAAGAGCTGCACAGGAAGCTGGGGGtgctggaggaggaggtggacgCGGCCCGGAAAGCCCAGGAGGAGACCCGCGGGCAGCAGCAGGCCCTGCTGCGGGACCATGAGGCCCTGGCCCAGCTGCAGCGGCGGCAGGAGGCCGAGCTTGAGGGGCTGCTGGCCCGGCATCGCGACCTCAAGGCCAACATGCGGGCACTGGAGCTGGCCCACCGGGAGCTGCAGGGCCG GCACGAGCAGCTGCAGGCCCAGCGGGCCAACGTGGAGGCGCAGGAGATGGCCTTGCTGGCGGAGCGGGAGCGCCTGCTGCAGGATGGTCATCGGCAGCGGGGGCTGGAGGAGGAGCTGCGGAGGCTGCAGAGCGAGCATGACAG AGCTCAGATGCTGCTGGCAGAGGTGTCCCGGGAGCGAGGGGAGCTGCAGGGCGAGCGCGGGGAGCTGCGGGGCCGGCTGGCGCGACTGGAGCTGGAGCGGGCGCAGCTGGAGGCGCAGAGCCAGCGGCTGCGTGAGTCCAACCAGCAGCTGGACCTGAGCGCCTGCCGGCTGACCACCCAGTGCGAG CTGCTGACACAGCTGCGGAGTGCCCAGGAGGAGGAGAACCGGCAGCTGCTGGCCGAGGTGCAGGCCCTGAGCCGGGAGAACCGGGAGCTGCTGGAGCGCAGCCTGGAGAGCCGGGATCACCTGCACCGGGAGCAGCGCGAGTACCT GACCCAGCTCAATGCCCTGCGCCGCGAGAAGCAGAAGCTGGTAGAGAAGATCATGGACCAGTACCGCGTGCTGGAGCCTGGGCCCCTGCCCCGGACCAA GAAGGGCAGCTGGCTGGCAGACAAG GGCCCCCCTCACCAGCACCCATGCGCCGGGCCCGAAGCTCCCTTTGCCTGCGGGATGAGACCCTGGTGGGTGGGCAGCGGCGGAAACTCAGCTCCCGCTTCCCTGTGGGACGAAGCTCCGAGTCGTTCAGCCCCGGAGACACTCCCCGCCAGCGATTCCGCCAGCGCCGCCCGGGGCCCCTGGGAGCGCCCAGCTCCCACAGCAaag GACCCACCGTGGAGTGGGACGGCTCCATCGAGACCTTGGCAGAACGTGACGCAGATGCCGGCGGAGAAG ACCATGAAGTTCAGGAACCAGAGAAACCCCGCCTCACCCCTTCTCTCAGCCAGTGACACCGGGTGCACGGGGAACTTGGGAGTGCCACCCTCTCGTCGCTGGAGCCTCAGTGGGGGCCCCAGCCGGCCCAAGAGCTCGGGGAGTCAGGATGCCCGAGAGGAGGCCTTGAACAAGGAGGCCTGGGCCCTAGGGCCCCACACCGCCAGCCTGAGGGCGCTCACATGGGACCGGGATGAACGTCTGCCCAGGGGCACGGACTGGCCCCCACGATCAGCTCCTTGCCAGGGCCCTAACTCTGCCGCACAGCTCCCATTAAGGCGGCGGACTCTGGGGGTGCCCCCGGTGGAGGAAGGTTGGCAGGAGTGGGCGAGAGAGCCCCCCGCCTGGTGCAGGTGGGGAGCCAAGGACCAttccctggggcctggggcctgggcccATCTCTGA